The proteins below come from a single Balaenoptera musculus isolate JJ_BM4_2016_0621 chromosome 1, mBalMus1.pri.v3, whole genome shotgun sequence genomic window:
- the PTAFR gene encoding platelet-activating factor receptor, with protein sequence MTSCPFQPTVMEANDSSRVDSEFRYTLFPIFYSIIFVLGVLANSYVLWVFARLYPSKKFNEIKIFMVNLTMADLLFLVTLPLWIIYYYNEGNWILPEFLCNLAGCFFFINTYCSVAFLAVITYNRFQAVTQPIKTVQVTTRKRGILLSLIIWVAIVAAASYFFILDSTNTVPNKTGSGNVTRCFEHYKKGSIPVLIIHVFLVFSFFLVFLIILVCNLVIIVTLLTQPVQMQRSAEVKCRALWMVCTVLAVFIICFVPHHIVQLPWTLAELGFQNSNFHQAINDAHQVTLCLLSTNCVLDPIIYCFLTKKFRKHLTEKFYSMRSSRKCSRTTMETGTEVVMPLKHVPVNSLKD encoded by the coding sequence ATGACCAGCTGCCCATTCCAGCCCACAGTGATGGAGGCAAATGATTCCTCTCGTGTGGATTCTGAGTTCCGATACACCCTCTTCCCAATTTTTTACAGCATCATCTTTGTGTTGGGGGTCCTCGCCAACAGCTATGTGCTGTGGGTCTTTGCCCGCCTGTACCCTTCCAAGAAATTCAATGAGATAAAGATCTTCATGGTGAACCTCACCATGGCTGACCTGCTCTTCCTGGTCACCCTGCCCCTGTGGATCATCTACTACTACAACGAGGGCAACTGGATTCTTCCTGAATTCCTGTGCAACCTGGCTGGCTGCTTCTTCTTCATTAACACCTACTGCTCAGTGGCCTTTTTGGCCGTCATCACTTATAACCGCTTCCAGGCTGTAACACAGCCCATCAAGACCGTTCAGGTCACCACCCGCAAGCGTGGCATCCTTTTGTCCCTGATCATCTGGGTGGCCATTGTGGCCGCTGCATCCTACTTCTTCATCCTGGACTCCACCAACACAGTGCCCAACAAGACTGGCTCGGGCAACGTCACACGCTGCTTTGAGCACTACAAGAAGGGCAGCATCCCGGTCCTCATCATACACGTCTTCCTCGTGTTCAGCTTCTTCCTCGTCTTCCTCATCATCCTCGTTTGCAACCTGGTCATCATCGTCACGCTGCTCACACAGCCGGTGCAGATGCAGCGCAGTGCGGAGGTCAAGTGCCGGGCACTCTGGATGGTCTGCACGGTCCTGGCTGTGTTCATCATCTGCTTTGTGCCCCACCACATTGTACAGCTGCCCTGGACCCTGGCTGAGCTGGGCTTCCAGAACAGCAACTTCCACCAGGCTATTAATGATGCACATCAGGTCACTCTCTGCCTCCTTAGTACCAACTGTGTCTTAGACCCCATCATCTACTGCTTCCTCACCAAGAAGTTCCGTAAGCACCTCACGGAGAAGTTCTACAGTATGCGCAGCAGCCGGAAATGCTCCCGGACCACCATGGAGACAGGCACCGAAGTGGTCATGCCGCTCAAACATGTCCCTGTCAATTCCCTCAAAGATTAG